Genomic DNA from Parasteatoda tepidariorum isolate YZ-2023 chromosome 3, CAS_Ptep_4.0, whole genome shotgun sequence:
tgcaTTCACAATCATCAACCcttatcattatatttctgaattaaGGTCTTTCCCAAAATTGTAGTTACATTTATTCAATCTCCAAGTCTGAAAAATTAAGCAAAGCAAGTTGGTTAAAAGTTGAGATTTTGCTAATAACTCTATATAAATTAACATGCATATTAATTTTGTTGCAGATAAAaagcatggtaaattttatttcaattcttattatttaactctaaaaaattatgaatgaaatttttcaaaattaaaattatttttaaaaatacatttacaattACATGAGAGAGATGTAAATTATGCCTAATACAGATAGGGAATGCATTTATTTACTATACATATTGGTTAGCCATTATCAAATTGCAAATGTTTGttctactttaattttgttGCAGATAAAGAGgaaggtaaattttattttatatccttcTATTGATGTAGGTATataattagataataattttaaaaaaaagaaaaattttcaacacagatgaagaactttaaatttcaatcgaAAGCACTATCAAAATCTGTCTAGTCTCAATTGAGGAAAGTGGAcatcaaaatttgtttgtttgtttgattttctgcatgtgaaaaaaacattttctgaaaaaccttaaaaataaagcaattgctttttacttctttaatatTGCCCTTTTTGTTACTTGTAAAGAAAgtgttttttcagtttataatttttagccGGGTTTACTGCTGATTAATTAAACCAGTTGGCTACTGCCAACTATGCAAAATTGCAGCTATATATGTCGAAAGTAGTATGTTAACCAGATATCTCTTGCATCCTGACATATTGTTATTCCTCTGAATGgttactaaaaattttcattttagtgaataaagagttagagaaagaaaaaaaaatcaactgaatTGTCAACTAAACTTGCAATTGtcaactgaaaattttgaatttaataaagcaaCATTTGTCATtagcagaataaaaaattagaatttttttgttcgCAGAATTTCTCAGGCTTCAACATAatgctataaattttaactacgAAGTAGGCTGAGTGTAAATAATcgatgtaataattataaaacatttaaaaaaatgctactgAAACCAATTAAAGATGCTTGATAAggtctaataaatttaaatcaaaataatttcttacttaGTTGGAGTTAAGTCTGGTCCAGCTCTATAATGTTTCATGTTTTTAGaagcttattaattttaagaggtAAAGAAATGGcattactctttaaaaaataataattttataacttatttatttaaaattctactactatgtatttatgtattaaaaatatggttCTCTCCTATGTCCTGTTTAACAAACTGaattacctaaaaaaaaatattgtgatctATTTAATTTCAGATGACAACCaaagtaagtaaatattaagagagatttaatttcaattcccAATGAATCCAATAGATTTGTTTTTGCATcagtaattttcaaatacattttaaatgtttgtttaataatttttattcattattaaattctaacaattttttgttgtttgaatcatatattttcttaagaattattttggctttgtatttcttaaaattgctatattttttaaacaaaaattattcacttaatttgttattgttaaggaaaataataatgtaagttATATACAATTTCTAGCAGAACTCTTTGAGTTTATACTGAAgattcaacaaataaatttgatgttGTCATAATAAGAATCATTATAGATTGATTCTCATATCTTACTGTGATATcctaaaaaattgctaaattgttaaaagtcattatttgtttttttattatctataattaagatatgtaatatttataatgtttcagCTTTAATTAAAGCTCCTCCGCCTCCACCGCCACCACTATCTCCTCCTTCTTCCACCACTCCTACTATGTTAAGACCACCGCCTCCACCTCCTTCTCTTCAAGGTCCACCTCCTGCATCTCCGCAATCTCCTGCTTCTGTACGATTTATTCCTCACCAATTGCAAAGACAACCTCCTAAACCTCCTTTACGCCCAAATTACATGTCAATGAGTGGACCTCCAGGTCCCTTTCCACCCCCTGGTCCTTTTGGTCCACAACATCAAGCACCCCCTATGTCATCTATGCCACCAATGGGTCATATGTCTATGGGACATATGCCCCCTATGGGCCATGTTCCAACAGGACCTCCAATGCCACCCATGCATGGACCTATGCATCCAATGTCACATGGAGTTATGCCAATGCATATGCCTCATCAAATGGGTATGGGCCTTCCAATGCCCCCTGGATTCTGTCCTCCTTCAGCATTACCAATGAATATGACAGGAGATTCAAACGAGCAACAATATTTTAACCCGAATAATTCAGCTCAAGGTGACGATATTGATGTATCTGCTTCGGATGCGCCATCTTCAACTAGTGAATCTTCATCAGTTGTAGAAGCCTCTCCTGCTATTTATGCTGCCCCTTTTGTTAAAACTCTTTCAGAAAATGCATCTGCAACTGTCTCAAGTACAAATGGACAGATTACTACTACTACAGTTAGTACTTCAGCTAATGTTTCTAACTTTCAAAAAGTCAATAAATCATTTCCAACTAAAACCGAAGACTCTACTGTTGGGCCAAATGTGCCAACTTCTACATCAAATGAAGAAACTGTTGTTAGtaaaaagaaagagaagaaaaagaaaattgttcgTATGGCTGGAGGTCAAGCATGGGAAGACAATTCGCTTCTTGACTGGGAGACAGgtaaaactatatattaatttaatatactgtTGAACtctgttatttcaaaaattatcaatagtGAAAATTCATTTGTAATAACTAATActcatattacataataattaaatctttaattaataattatttattatctcctCATaactatttttgcattaaatgagTTCTacttgtttttgaatatttgaccATAATggttaataacataataaaatagttatttattttaacaattgtttattatgtgtttttttaactaagatagtttcagaattattctatttatggaaattttaattagtaaaaaagatGTACTACTTGCTTTGCGTATATATTGAATAGTAATTTGAATTAGAATTGAGTAGTGTATGGGATTCTTCAAAGAATATGCTTGATTAAATCCCACAATACTGGTCTTATTTTATCTGGGTAgctattctaaaatattatttgtctaATTCAGTTTATTACTATAcctaataaataagaatttagtcctta
This window encodes:
- the LOC107446996 gene encoding RNA-binding protein 42; translated protein: MSLMSEERRKEMEEEMNRFELEIAGPGETKASSTAPSSKNSKPLSPPPAPPSVSVLIPDALIKAPPPPPPPLSPPSSTTPTMLRPPPPPPSLQGPPPASPQSPASVRFIPHQLQRQPPKPPLRPNYMSMSGPPGPFPPPGPFGPQHQAPPMSSMPPMGHMSMGHMPPMGHVPTGPPMPPMHGPMHPMSHGVMPMHMPHQMGMGLPMPPGFCPPSALPMNMTGDSNEQQYFNPNNSAQGDDIDVSASDAPSSTSESSSVVEASPAIYAAPFVKTLSENASATVSSTNGQITTTTVSTSANVSNFQKVNKSFPTKTEDSTVGPNVPTSTSNEETVVSKKKEKKKKIVRMAGGQAWEDNSLLDWETDDFRIFCGDLGNDVTDEVLIRAFSKYPSFGKAKVIRDKRTNKTKGYGFVSFKDPQDFIKAMREMNGRYVGSRPIKLRKSTWRDRNIDLVKKKQKEKEKLGLL